ATAACCGGAATACTCACCTACCTACACCACAAAATGAAAAACTGGACACAAAAACACATAAAAAAATAACAACACCCACAAACTTTACAAACCCAATAATATGAAATATTTAAATTAAAAGTCAGGAATAAATGGAAAATATATTTTTATAATAATTCCAAAAAAGATTCTCTAGTATGTCCGGATTGTTCTATAATTGCATTTAAAAGATCTCTACCTATATGTTTTGTTTTAGGTACAATTGTTACGTAAGTATGATTATGCTCCTTTTTTACAAATTTTCTGTGGCTTCCTCTTTTTATAGGTTCTTCTACAAACCCCTCTTTTTTGAGGATTTTAATTAATTTACGCGATGACAGGATTGGAAGTTTCTGAGAAGGCATTGAATTCAACATCCAATTCTACTTGATGTTCCGGATGGTTAAGGTCATCAATGATTTTCCTTTTTTTATCTGTAAAAATAAAAGATACTGCATATTTAAATATTTTATCTATATTTTGTCTTTGGATATCTTTATCTTCCAGATATATTTCTAAAGCTTCTCTGGCATTATCTAAAGCTTCGTTTTCAGTATTTCCTTGGCTACCAACATTAAAAATAGGGCAAATTGCCATTACTATTTCATCCTCTTGAGTAATTTCGATAGGTAATTCAAGTTTGATTTGCATAAGCTACTACCTCCTAATAGCTTAATATATATTATAACAATTGATGTATATATATGTTTATAATGATTTATCATTATAATTTTTACATTATTCTTTTATTTTATTTTGAACACATAATATATAACTTTATTTTTA
Above is a window of Methanobacteriales archaeon HGW-Methanobacteriales-1 DNA encoding:
- a CDS encoding type II toxin-antitoxin system HicA family toxin; amino-acid sequence: MLNSMPSQKLPILSSRKLIKILKKEGFVEEPIKRGSHRKFVKKEHNHTYVTIVPKTKHIGRDLLNAIIEQSGHTRESFLELL